In the genome of Actinomycetota bacterium, one region contains:
- a CDS encoding ABC transporter permease, producing MATETAPAEDVASTPRRRRGTGRWRATSGLLATPTIWLIVFFVVPVVMVGLYSVGLLTLLRNDDWLSLEHWRFFLTSDTYLSLFWKSVRMSLGVSITAVLLAYPVAYLLALIAGTRKYTLLLVIIVPFLTSYLLRVLAWRVILGESGVANSFLQTAGLVEEPVRWLFNSQFAIYLVLSYVWVPFVALPIFVSLENLDHHLLEASSDLGASRLRTFWTVTLPLSLPGVVAGFIFVFIPTIGEYVTPQLVGGPGGFMFGSAIQSAFTTGLDWQFGSAMAMFLIFAVALLLVVFGRFLDVRSVAE from the coding sequence ATGGCGACCGAAACCGCGCCTGCCGAGGACGTCGCGTCCACGCCTCGGCGCCGCCGCGGCACCGGCAGGTGGCGGGCGACGAGCGGTCTGCTCGCGACCCCCACGATCTGGTTGATCGTCTTCTTCGTCGTGCCCGTGGTGATGGTGGGTCTCTATAGCGTGGGCCTCCTCACGCTCTTGCGCAACGACGACTGGCTCTCGCTCGAGCACTGGCGATTCTTCCTCACGAGCGACACGTACCTGAGCCTGTTCTGGAAGTCGGTCCGCATGTCGCTCGGCGTCTCGATCACGGCGGTGCTGCTCGCCTACCCGGTCGCCTACCTGCTGGCCCTGATCGCGGGCACACGCAAGTACACGCTGCTGTTGGTGATCATCGTGCCGTTCCTCACGAGCTACTTGCTCCGAGTGCTCGCCTGGCGCGTGATCCTCGGGGAGTCGGGCGTGGCGAACTCGTTCCTGCAGACCGCCGGGCTCGTGGAGGAGCCCGTGCGGTGGCTGTTCAACAGTCAGTTCGCGATCTACCTCGTGCTCTCCTACGTGTGGGTGCCGTTCGTGGCACTGCCGATCTTCGTCTCCCTCGAGAATCTCGACCACCATCTGCTCGAAGCCTCGAGCGATCTCGGGGCGAGCAGACTGCGTACGTTCTGGACGGTCACGTTGCCGCTCTCGCTCCCCGGCGTCGTGGCGGGGTTCATCTTCGTGTTCATCCCGACGATCGGCGAGTACGTGACGCCCCAACTCGTCGGGGGACCCGGCGGGTTCATGTTCGGCAGCGCGATCCAGAGCGCGTTCACTACCGGCCTCGACTGGCAGTTCGGCTCGGCCATGGCGATGTTCCTGATCTTCGCGGTCGCCCTGCTCCTG